A genomic region of Leptolyngbya sp. NIES-2104 contains the following coding sequences:
- a CDS encoding CHAT domain-containing protein, which translates to MEQRKRVPATKVRLPKIWYLATLALLPFLCVIAWSFFSDAQGIAQIAPNHSSPALISQTPNTSTALVRAQTLNTQGANQLAAGQAEAAIDTWKQAEAAYEQAGDKLGTLGSQLNQVQALQSLGQYRRARTILEQINAQLQGLPDSALKADGLRSLGITRFRVGDLKEAQTVLQSSLLISQRLNMNAGRSHTLLALGNVTRALKQREQKDSRKNATNEAIAFYQQAATLAPDALTRSQAKLNQLSLIAETNSTSAQASLLAEIRSLIKNLPLNRAAIYAQVNLAESLTKMSNQDQREIAQLLVNATQQARKLQDSRAEAYALGQLGHLYETRQQWSEAQKVTKQALQIAQTIQANDITVSWQWQLGRVLKQQGQIPDAIAAYNQAVDTLSILRGDLVAMNPEVQFSFREQVEPVYRQLVQLLLQDNPNQPTLQRAREVIEALQLAELNNFFREACVDVRPEQIDQVDRNAAVIYSILLPDRLAVIVSLPGQLLRYYTPSVPSDVSTIEKSFDDLFANLNPFIATSDPLRPNQKLYDLLIRPAAKDLAQSQVKTLVFVLDGVLRGVPIAALHDGQQYLIEQYSIALSPGLQLLPPRWQRRSPAESVPSDQLQTLAGGVSEARQGFSPLPGVVKEMEQISTLVPTNVLLNQAFTRTQFEGKVESVPFPIVHLATHGQFSSEAENTFLLTWDGRINVKEFDQLLEGRNRRDRRPIELLILSACQTAAGDKRAALGLAGVAVRSGARSTIATLWSVQDNSTALLMTQLYESLRKPGMTRAEALRQAQLTLLRSPDYQQPFYWAPFVLVGNWQ; encoded by the coding sequence GTGGAACAACGAAAGCGAGTGCCTGCAACAAAAGTACGGCTACCAAAAATTTGGTATCTGGCAACTCTTGCATTGCTACCATTCCTCTGTGTCATCGCTTGGAGCTTTTTCTCAGATGCTCAAGGAATTGCTCAGATCGCACCCAATCACTCTAGTCCTGCGCTCATCTCCCAAACCCCAAACACTTCGACAGCACTGGTTCGTGCCCAAACACTAAACACCCAAGGTGCAAATCAACTGGCAGCCGGACAAGCTGAAGCCGCGATCGACACCTGGAAGCAAGCCGAAGCAGCATACGAACAAGCAGGGGACAAACTGGGCACACTCGGAAGTCAGCTAAACCAAGTGCAAGCCCTGCAATCTCTAGGTCAATATCGACGCGCTAGAACAATCTTAGAGCAAATCAATGCCCAACTGCAAGGGTTGCCAGATTCCGCTCTGAAAGCTGATGGACTCAGAAGCTTGGGGATCACCCGGTTTCGAGTGGGTGATCTCAAAGAAGCTCAAACCGTTTTGCAGTCAAGTTTACTAATTTCTCAGCGCCTGAACATGAATGCGGGTCGGAGTCATACGCTATTAGCCTTGGGAAATGTTACTAGGGCACTCAAGCAACGAGAGCAAAAAGACAGTAGAAAAAATGCGACGAATGAAGCGATCGCTTTCTATCAACAAGCCGCTACTCTAGCCCCAGATGCTCTAACGCGATCGCAAGCCAAGCTAAATCAGTTGAGCCTGATAGCCGAAACAAATTCAACCTCCGCTCAAGCTTCTTTGTTGGCAGAAATACGATCGCTGATCAAGAATTTACCTCTAAATCGTGCAGCAATCTACGCTCAAGTGAATCTAGCAGAAAGCTTGACGAAAATGAGCAACCAGGATCAAAGAGAAATTGCACAACTGCTTGTCAATGCCACCCAACAAGCGCGAAAACTTCAAGATTCGAGAGCAGAAGCTTACGCGTTAGGGCAATTAGGTCATCTCTACGAAACACGGCAGCAGTGGTCAGAGGCTCAGAAGGTCACGAAACAAGCGCTCCAAATTGCTCAAACAATTCAAGCGAATGATATTACAGTCTCTTGGCAGTGGCAGTTAGGACGAGTGCTGAAGCAGCAAGGACAGATCCCCGATGCGATCGCGGCTTACAATCAAGCAGTCGATACGCTCTCGATCCTACGGGGCGATTTGGTTGCGATGAACCCGGAGGTGCAGTTTTCATTTCGGGAGCAAGTCGAGCCAGTTTACCGCCAATTGGTGCAATTGCTATTACAGGACAATCCGAACCAACCCACGCTACAACGAGCCAGAGAAGTCATTGAAGCCCTCCAACTCGCAGAACTCAACAATTTCTTTCGAGAAGCTTGTGTCGATGTTAGACCTGAACAGATCGATCAAGTCGATCGAAATGCAGCCGTTATTTACTCAATTCTGCTACCCGATCGATTAGCCGTGATTGTGTCGTTACCAGGTCAACTGCTGCGGTACTATACGCCCTCTGTCCCTTCAGATGTTAGTACGATCGAGAAATCCTTTGATGATCTTTTTGCCAACCTCAACCCATTCATTGCAACCTCAGATCCACTCCGCCCAAATCAGAAACTCTACGATTTGCTCATTCGTCCCGCTGCAAAAGATCTCGCCCAGAGTCAAGTCAAAACTCTGGTGTTTGTTCTAGATGGTGTTCTGCGAGGAGTTCCGATCGCAGCTTTACATGATGGTCAACAGTACCTAATTGAACAATACAGCATTGCGCTATCTCCTGGATTGCAACTGTTACCTCCTCGCTGGCAACGTCGCTCTCCAGCCGAATCAGTCCCCTCAGACCAGTTGCAAACCCTAGCAGGTGGAGTATCCGAAGCTCGTCAAGGATTTTCACCGCTTCCGGGTGTGGTGAAAGAAATGGAGCAAATTTCTACATTAGTTCCGACAAACGTTTTACTAAACCAAGCCTTTACGCGCACCCAGTTTGAAGGCAAAGTCGAGTCGGTTCCTTTTCCGATCGTACATCTTGCCACACACGGACAGTTCTCCTCTGAGGCGGAAAATACTTTCTTGTTGACTTGGGACGGGCGGATTAATGTAAAAGAGTTTGACCAACTTCTAGAAGGTCGCAATCGCCGCGATCGTAGACCGATCGAGCTATTAATTCTAAGTGCCTGTCAGACTGCGGCGGGAGATAAACGAGCGGCTTTAGGACTCGCGGGAGTGGCAGTACGATCTGGGGCACGAAGTACGATCGCAACCCTTTGGTCAGTTCAAGATAATTCGACTGCTTTACTAATGACTCAACTCTATGAATCACTCCGCAAACCAGGAATGACAAGAGCGGAAGCATTACGTCAAGCACAATTGACATTATTGCGATCGCCCGATTATCAACAACCTTTCTATTGGGCACCGTTCGTATTGGTCGGCAACTGGCAATAA
- a CDS encoding response regulator transcription factor, whose protein sequence is MLFSINPMITSELHPTTKIRSSTIRVLLIDPQSLMRTGLQAMLEIETDLQIVGSLDHAESAIVQLQVLRPDVVLMDSLDGWTAIRSILNQLPSTKVLALSTYERDADILQAMQAGAKGYLLKNMPALELAKAIRLVHCGYSQMAPGLMEKLLAYVSAFTNVRDQLGIEEVMLTSRQQDILRLIGQGCTNREIAFELNLSEGTIKTYVTQLLNRLSLRNRSQLAIYAMSIVL, encoded by the coding sequence ATGCTCTTTTCCATTAACCCCATGATTACCTCAGAACTGCATCCTACTACCAAGATTAGAAGTTCGACCATTCGGGTTCTATTAATTGATCCGCAGAGTCTCATGCGTACCGGACTGCAAGCAATGTTAGAGATAGAGACTGACTTGCAAATTGTAGGTAGTCTGGATCATGCAGAAAGCGCGATCGTACAACTTCAGGTTTTGCGTCCCGATGTTGTGTTAATGGATAGCTTAGATGGCTGGACTGCGATTCGATCCATCCTCAATCAGTTGCCATCGACAAAAGTTTTAGCACTGAGTACCTACGAGCGAGATGCTGATATTCTTCAAGCAATGCAAGCAGGTGCAAAAGGATATTTGCTGAAAAATATGCCTGCTCTAGAACTTGCAAAGGCAATTCGTCTTGTTCATTGTGGCTATAGTCAGATGGCTCCAGGATTGATGGAAAAGCTGCTTGCTTATGTCTCAGCTTTCACCAATGTTAGGGATCAACTAGGAATAGAGGAAGTCATGCTCACATCCAGGCAACAGGATATCTTGCGCCTGATTGGTCAAGGTTGTACAAACCGCGAAATTGCGTTTGAGCTAAATCTTTCAGAAGGAACGATCAAAACCTATGTGACGCAATTGTTGAACCGTCTGTCTCTTCGTAATCGATCGCAGCTTGCTATCTATGCAATGTCCATCGTTCTCTAG
- a CDS encoding NHLP leader peptide family RiPP precursor, with amino-acid sequence MPTNIDSRKDVETQIVAHALKDDSFKQQLLNNPDAAKAEVEKLLGQKAQPGFKVQVLQETADTAYIVLPYVPSTEGMTEEQLEAVASGTVSIGGNLQVPCILGSATFTSGINIQAGL; translated from the coding sequence ATGCCTACTAACATTGACTCCCGCAAAGATGTCGAAACTCAAATCGTCGCTCATGCTTTGAAAGACGATTCATTCAAGCAACAACTGCTCAACAATCCTGATGCTGCAAAGGCAGAAGTTGAAAAGCTGCTGGGGCAAAAGGCGCAACCTGGCTTTAAAGTGCAGGTACTTCAAGAGACTGCTGACACCGCATACATTGTTTTACCCTATGTTCCTTCGACCGAAGGAATGACAGAAGAGCAGTTGGAAGCAGTGGCAAGCGGTACAGTCTCGATCGGCGGTAATCTCCAGGTACCCTGTATTCTTGGGTCGGCAACCTTTACCAGTGGCATCAATATCCAAGCTGGTTTATAA